The following proteins are encoded in a genomic region of Sulfurimonas sp. HSL3-7:
- the bamA gene encoding outer membrane protein assembly factor BamA, with protein sequence MKLFQAASALLLSLPLFATTITDIKFVGMVHISESIAKSMLKVEVGDELDVENVDKSIKAFFDQGYFTDIWADEENGVLTFHFVEKPIISKIKMSGWKESDKEVQDSLLQIKKGALYDDKRLQAAKKRIIEALSQEGKIDSVVEIETEYLDNGSVAVEFKVNEGETIIIEAMQYEGVGGLEPDVFEASIANKAHQWMGWFWGRNDGKMQLAELGYDPLRMRDVYMQNGYLDAKVDEPFVRVDFDSYTAQMSYQVSEGNVYRTSGIVLSQEKQVIDNELLREVVQLELQEPFNIKTFREDADRIKTKIADLGYAFVEVVPDLRKDKENKTVEVVFRIMPGEKVYIRNVVIAGNGRTLDRIIRRELYLGPGERYNLTDLRDSKNALGRTGYFESSTIEEKRIDEKTMDLIVKVKEAPTGNVQLGGGYGSYGGILLSVGVNDRNIFGSGINVGIKLEHSERTQNYSFNISNPRLNDSDFSGNFSIYKSIYEYNDYTVHTDGVTLGAGHRFTRFISGYLGYNYAAVSYEDIDPEYFILNPQLVRYFESYNKSSVTVSANFDNTDDYYLPRSGWAISQSFEKSGIGGDANFFKSRSTLNKYNGLEPYLGFDAIFRFKGRFYAAADTGFLPQAEGFYMGGLGSVRGYESYSLPYIIDEEGNAVRVSATQTASSNIEVSFPLVPKAKMRFSVFYDLGWIKTDRPELGNVPEMFRMGYGAGLEWFSPVGPLQLVFANPVNADSNDNISHFEFTIGQRF encoded by the coding sequence ATGAAGCTTTTTCAAGCCGCCTCGGCCCTTTTACTTTCTTTGCCACTGTTTGCAACAACGATCACCGATATTAAGTTTGTGGGGATGGTCCACATCTCCGAGTCTATTGCCAAAAGCATGTTAAAAGTCGAGGTGGGCGATGAACTTGATGTTGAAAATGTTGATAAGAGTATAAAAGCATTCTTTGATCAGGGTTACTTTACCGATATCTGGGCTGATGAGGAGAATGGTGTCCTGACATTTCACTTTGTCGAAAAGCCGATCATCTCGAAGATCAAGATGAGCGGCTGGAAAGAGAGTGACAAAGAGGTTCAGGACTCCTTGCTGCAGATCAAAAAAGGGGCCCTGTATGATGATAAACGTCTTCAGGCCGCTAAAAAACGCATCATCGAAGCCCTCTCGCAAGAGGGGAAGATCGACTCGGTCGTTGAAATAGAGACAGAGTACCTCGATAACGGCAGTGTCGCGGTCGAGTTCAAAGTCAACGAGGGTGAGACCATCATCATCGAAGCGATGCAGTATGAAGGTGTCGGAGGGTTGGAACCGGACGTTTTTGAAGCTTCTATCGCTAACAAAGCGCATCAGTGGATGGGATGGTTTTGGGGCCGTAACGACGGGAAGATGCAGCTGGCAGAACTGGGGTACGATCCGCTTCGTATGCGTGATGTCTACATGCAGAACGGCTATCTTGATGCCAAAGTCGACGAGCCGTTCGTACGTGTCGATTTCGACTCATACACGGCGCAGATGAGCTATCAGGTCTCTGAAGGCAATGTCTACCGTACTAGTGGTATCGTGCTCTCTCAAGAGAAACAGGTGATCGATAATGAACTCTTGCGTGAAGTAGTCCAGCTGGAACTGCAGGAACCTTTCAATATCAAGACCTTTCGTGAAGATGCTGACCGTATCAAGACAAAGATCGCGGATTTAGGTTATGCCTTTGTTGAGGTCGTGCCGGATCTGCGTAAAGACAAAGAGAACAAAACTGTTGAGGTTGTTTTTCGCATTATGCCGGGCGAAAAGGTCTATATTCGCAACGTTGTCATTGCCGGTAACGGGCGTACTCTCGACCGAATTATCCGCCGTGAGCTCTACCTTGGACCGGGTGAACGTTATAACCTGACCGACCTTCGCGACTCTAAAAATGCGCTGGGGCGTACCGGGTATTTCGAGAGTTCGACCATTGAAGAGAAGCGTATCGACGAAAAAACGATGGACCTTATTGTGAAAGTCAAAGAAGCACCGACAGGCAATGTCCAGCTCGGCGGCGGTTACGGCTCTTACGGCGGTATCTTGTTGAGCGTCGGGGTCAATGACCGTAACATCTTCGGCTCGGGTATCAATGTGGGGATCAAACTGGAACACTCTGAGCGTACGCAGAACTACTCGTTCAACATCTCGAACCCGCGTCTTAACGACAGTGACTTCAGCGGTAACTTTTCCATCTACAAATCGATCTACGAGTATAATGACTATACGGTCCATACGGATGGGGTGACATTGGGTGCGGGCCACCGCTTCACACGTTTTATCTCGGGATATCTCGGTTACAACTACGCGGCCGTCAGTTACGAGGATATCGATCCGGAGTATTTTATACTCAACCCGCAGCTTGTTCGCTATTTTGAGAGCTATAACAAAAGCTCGGTCACGGTCAGTGCCAATTTCGACAACACCGATGACTATTATCTTCCGCGAAGCGGATGGGCGATCTCGCAGTCATTTGAAAAATCCGGTATCGGCGGGGATGCCAACTTCTTTAAAAGCCGTTCTACCCTGAACAAATACAACGGCTTGGAACCTTACCTCGGATTTGATGCTATCTTCCGTTTCAAGGGGCGTTTTTATGCTGCAGCAGACACCGGCTTTTTGCCGCAGGCTGAAGGTTTTTATATGGGCGGCCTTGGTTCGGTACGCGGATATGAGTCCTACTCATTGCCGTATATTATAGATGAAGAGGGTAATGCCGTGCGTGTATCAGCGACACAGACCGCTTCAAGCAACATTGAGGTGAGCTTTCCGCTTGTACCGAAAGCCAAAATGCGTTTTTCCGTCTTTTACGACCTGGGGTGGATCAAAACAGACCGTCCTGAGCTTGGCAATGTGCCCGAAATGTTTCGTATGGGATACGGCGCAGGTCTGGAGTGGTTCTCACCGGTAGGACCTCTTCAGCTGGTCTTCGCGAACCCTGTCAATGCGGACAGCAATGATAATATCTCCCACTTTGAGTTCACCATCGGACAGCGTTTTTAA
- a CDS encoding Ppx/GppA phosphatase family protein, with amino-acid sequence MAKRTAVIDIGSNSVRMIIMEKTSRFAFHLLHEVKSRVRISENAYQNGGELQEEPIQRAISALRDFMQIAHSYDARKILCVATSAVRDANNKKSFLSRVRKELGLNIKVISGEREAYLGGIACANLLPLKDAMTLDIGGGSTEYACTQDAKVLSSDSLDLGTVRLKELFFDKNDIKGAKAYIDSVLEGLKAGNQEDIIGVGGTFRALAQIIMKKKAHPLDKLHGFTFNAEDMVALGEKIINAKDTAALKALGVKKERYDVIKPGTLILLRIIKKVGAKRLISSGVGLREGLYLSDLLRHNKDVFPENFNPSLTYLLDQHSHNAAQRNLRVKLTKRLFMLLHQELALDPTLEKSLLIAAKLAKVGAAHNFYHYQQHSHYLALSALEYGYTHQEIALISMLLLYQLGKSPKKSYIAEYQVLLPSIDTIKKLSYLLALSDALLTDHPSKIDFELRVENSTLVVVPNKRLAYLAKESVLALGDDTIKVAFAL; translated from the coding sequence ATGGCAAAACGCACCGCAGTTATTGATATTGGTTCCAACTCTGTCCGCATGATCATTATGGAAAAGACAAGCCGCTTTGCTTTCCACCTGCTACACGAGGTCAAATCACGTGTACGCATCTCTGAAAACGCCTACCAGAACGGCGGTGAACTTCAAGAAGAGCCAATCCAGCGTGCCATCTCTGCACTTAGGGACTTTATGCAGATAGCCCACTCCTATGACGCGCGTAAGATACTCTGCGTTGCTACATCTGCCGTGCGTGATGCAAACAATAAAAAAAGTTTTCTGTCGCGGGTTCGAAAAGAGTTGGGCCTTAATATCAAAGTGATCAGCGGTGAAAGGGAGGCTTATCTTGGCGGGATCGCCTGTGCCAATCTGCTTCCGCTGAAGGATGCTATGACGCTGGATATCGGCGGCGGCTCCACGGAGTATGCCTGTACGCAAGATGCCAAAGTGCTCTCCTCGGATTCACTGGACCTGGGAACCGTGAGGCTCAAAGAGCTCTTTTTTGACAAGAACGACATCAAAGGGGCAAAGGCCTATATCGACAGTGTACTTGAAGGCCTTAAAGCAGGTAATCAAGAGGATATCATCGGGGTCGGGGGAACCTTTCGTGCGTTGGCACAGATCATAATGAAAAAGAAAGCCCATCCTCTTGATAAACTGCACGGTTTTACTTTCAATGCCGAGGATATGGTTGCTTTAGGCGAAAAGATCATCAATGCGAAAGATACGGCCGCACTCAAAGCGCTCGGTGTTAAAAAAGAGCGTTACGATGTCATCAAGCCCGGTACCCTTATTTTGCTGCGCATCATCAAAAAAGTAGGGGCCAAAAGACTCATTTCAAGCGGTGTCGGCTTAAGGGAAGGCCTCTATCTTAGTGATCTTCTGCGCCATAACAAAGATGTCTTTCCTGAAAACTTCAATCCATCACTCACCTATCTGCTGGATCAGCACAGCCATAATGCCGCGCAGCGTAATCTCCGTGTCAAACTGACAAAAAGACTTTTCATGCTTTTACATCAGGAACTCGCGCTTGATCCGACATTAGAGAAAAGCCTCCTGATCGCGGCCAAACTTGCCAAGGTCGGGGCCGCGCATAACTTCTACCACTATCAACAGCACAGTCATTATCTTGCCTTGAGCGCCCTTGAGTACGGTTATACCCATCAGGAGATTGCCCTGATCTCCATGCTGCTGCTCTATCAGCTCGGGAAAAGCCCGAAGAAGAGTTACATCGCAGAGTATCAAGTCCTGCTTCCGTCAATAGATACCATCAAAAAACTGAGCTATCTCTTGGCGCTTTCGGATGCGTTGCTTACCGATCATCCTTCGAAAATCGATTTTGAACTGCGAGTAGAAAACAGCACCCTGGTAGTAGTACCTAATAAAAGATTGGCCTATTTGGCCAAGGAGAGTGTTCTTGCTCTAGGCGACGACACGATAAAGGTTGCGTTCGCTCTTTGA
- a CDS encoding YfhL family 4Fe-4S dicluster ferredoxin, translated as MALLINDECIACDACREECPTEAIEEGDPIYIVDPDRCTECVGVYDEPACIAVCPVDCFELDKDNVETIPELQFKYAQILKEYEE; from the coding sequence ATGGCACTTTTGATTAATGATGAATGTATTGCGTGTGATGCCTGCCGCGAAGAATGCCCGACTGAGGCTATTGAAGAAGGCGACCCGATCTATATCGTCGATCCGGACCGTTGTACAGAGTGTGTCGGCGTCTATGATGAACCTGCCTGTATCGCCGTTTGCCCGGTTGACTGCTTTGAGCTCGATAAAGACAATGTTGAAACCATTCCCGAGCTTCAGTTCAAATATGCACAAATCCTTAAAGAGTATGAAGAGTAA
- a CDS encoding HAMP domain-containing sensor histidine kinase produces MFSQRSIRSRFLIQLIIASVALMIIFSSILYLFIQSSIYDEKRNELLGIAENICSYKSLVDAQENSNDAMLGLTVELVNRHTEQQQIDFYEMESDAQTLIILLYPFNLIEDSYIKISKNITPTKQLLKKILNSIFIINAIGFLLVIVYAIIFSKMLIAPITGLNKRLSNMNEHMIRPLVVQELPDEFISLGESINHLINRIQNFVKYQKELFIGAAHELKTPLAVMKLKNQVTLIKKRSPEEYVDAIKVNNKTIDEMNAIVASILNIGRQEGAQLETPIQADVIAILRRKANDFALLAESEGKELQMHFEPNAFMAILQESLLNQIIQNLLQNALKFTPKGKKVLLQSRLNDEGLLIEVIDEGCGIDDTVDLFAPFKRQGNKSGAGLGLFLAKSAADALGGELELRNRDDHSGTVASLLLRSKLHCILPIKSK; encoded by the coding sequence TTGTTTTCACAGCGCAGTATCCGAAGCCGTTTCCTTATTCAACTGATCATCGCCTCCGTTGCCCTGATGATAATATTCTCCTCCATACTCTATCTTTTCATTCAATCTTCGATCTATGATGAAAAACGCAATGAGCTTTTGGGTATTGCAGAAAATATCTGTTCCTACAAATCTCTGGTCGACGCGCAGGAGAACAGCAATGATGCGATGCTCGGCTTGACGGTTGAACTGGTCAACCGTCACACTGAACAGCAACAGATCGATTTTTACGAGATGGAGAGTGATGCACAGACTTTAATCATCTTGCTCTACCCTTTCAACCTCATAGAAGACAGTTATATCAAAATAAGCAAGAACATCACACCGACCAAACAGCTGCTTAAAAAAATTCTCAACTCCATCTTTATCATCAATGCTATCGGTTTCCTTCTGGTCATTGTCTATGCGATCATCTTCTCCAAGATGCTTATCGCACCGATTACGGGACTCAACAAACGTCTCTCAAATATGAATGAACATATGATACGCCCTCTTGTCGTACAGGAGCTGCCCGATGAGTTTATCTCTTTGGGTGAAAGCATCAACCATCTGATCAACCGAATTCAGAACTTCGTAAAGTACCAAAAAGAGCTTTTTATCGGAGCCGCCCATGAACTTAAAACACCTCTCGCGGTGATGAAACTCAAAAACCAGGTCACCTTGATAAAAAAACGCTCACCCGAAGAGTACGTCGACGCGATCAAAGTCAACAACAAAACCATAGACGAGATGAATGCTATTGTTGCAAGCATCCTGAACATCGGTCGGCAGGAAGGTGCACAGCTTGAGACACCGATACAAGCTGACGTCATCGCTATCTTGAGGCGCAAGGCCAATGATTTTGCCCTTCTGGCCGAGTCAGAAGGCAAAGAACTACAGATGCATTTCGAGCCCAACGCCTTTATGGCGATCCTCCAAGAGAGTCTTCTCAACCAGATCATCCAGAACCTCTTACAAAATGCGCTGAAATTCACCCCGAAGGGAAAAAAAGTCTTGCTGCAGAGCCGTCTTAATGACGAGGGGCTTCTGATCGAAGTGATTGATGAGGGGTGCGGAATCGATGATACCGTCGATCTCTTTGCCCCGTTTAAACGCCAGGGGAACAAATCCGGTGCGGGCCTCGGACTCTTTTTGGCAAAAAGTGCAGCGGATGCACTTGGGGGTGAACTGGAGCTTAGAAACCGCGATGATCATTCCGGTACTGTTGCTTCGCTGCTGCTGCGCTCAAAACTCCACTGTATACTTCCTATCAAATCAAAGTAA
- the hsrA gene encoding homeostatic response regulator transcription factor HsrA, producing the protein MRILIIEDEVTLNKTLAEGLKEFGYQSDVVETLKDGEYYLDIRNYDLVLMDWMLPDGNSVDIIPDIKSNTPKTKVVVLSARDDNESEITALKAGADDYIRKPFDFDVLVARIEAQLRFGGSNIIEIDDLIINPEEEKIVYNNIEIELKGKPFEVLTHLARHRDQIVSKEQLLDAIWEEPELVTPNVIEVAINQIRQKMDKPLNITTIETVRRRGYRFCFPKEA; encoded by the coding sequence ATGCGCATTTTAATCATTGAAGATGAAGTTACACTGAATAAAACTTTGGCAGAAGGTCTTAAAGAGTTTGGCTATCAAAGCGATGTCGTTGAGACACTTAAAGATGGTGAATATTACCTTGACATTCGTAATTATGACCTCGTACTGATGGACTGGATGCTTCCGGACGGAAACAGCGTTGACATTATCCCTGATATCAAATCAAACACGCCAAAAACAAAAGTGGTCGTACTTTCGGCCCGTGATGACAACGAAAGCGAGATCACAGCATTAAAAGCAGGCGCTGACGATTATATTCGCAAACCTTTTGATTTTGATGTCCTTGTTGCGCGCATTGAGGCGCAGCTTCGTTTCGGCGGCAGCAACATTATTGAGATCGACGACCTTATCATCAATCCTGAAGAGGAGAAGATCGTCTATAACAACATCGAGATCGAGCTTAAAGGCAAGCCTTTTGAAGTACTGACACACCTTGCCCGTCACCGCGATCAGATCGTCTCCAAAGAGCAGCTCCTTGACGCGATCTGGGAAGAGCCGGAGTTGGTAACGCCAAACGTTATCGAAGTCGCGATCAATCAGATCCGTCAAAAAATGGACAAACCGCTTAACATCACGACAATCGAGACCGTGCGTCGCCGCGGTTACCGCTTCTGCTTCCCTAAAGAAGCGTAA
- a CDS encoding dihydroneopterin aldolase, protein MQIKIKDLEFETIIGILDLERVEEQKVRINCTIEYDYDQEFLNYAEVAAHLQKEMKEKKFELIEEALLSLKNSLKTEFPLIKNLTLEISKPDILPNCEVSLSESFIF, encoded by the coding sequence ATGCAGATCAAGATCAAAGATCTGGAATTTGAGACCATTATCGGGATCCTTGACCTTGAACGGGTCGAAGAACAAAAAGTCCGTATCAATTGCACTATTGAGTACGACTACGACCAAGAGTTCCTCAACTATGCCGAAGTCGCAGCACATCTTCAAAAAGAGATGAAAGAAAAAAAATTCGAATTGATCGAAGAAGCGCTTTTGTCTCTAAAAAACTCATTAAAAACAGAATTTCCGCTGATAAAGAACTTAACCTTAGAAATTTCTAAACCGGATATCCTCCCAAACTGCGAGGTTTCACTCTCCGAAAGTTTCATTTTTTAA
- the plsY gene encoding glycerol-3-phosphate 1-O-acyltransferase PlsY: MDFLFNINAQFYIAAYLVGGIPFGLLLARFFAGVNVKESGSKSIGATNVLRVVKESNPALAKKLGAATLLLDALKGIAVLLAAMFAGMPESTLWGVAVLAVIGHCFSPYLWFEGGKGIATGMGVLMVMLPLETLVGIVVWAVMAKTLKISSISSLTGVIALLVASFFIHPEMAHAPVVIITIILFYKHIPNIVRLVKGEEKAVV; encoded by the coding sequence ATGGATTTTCTTTTCAATATCAACGCACAGTTTTATATTGCCGCCTATCTTGTCGGCGGGATTCCCTTCGGGCTGTTACTTGCCAGATTTTTTGCCGGTGTCAACGTCAAAGAGAGCGGTTCTAAAAGCATCGGTGCGACCAATGTTTTGCGTGTCGTCAAAGAGAGCAACCCGGCACTGGCTAAAAAGCTGGGAGCCGCGACCCTCCTGCTTGACGCACTAAAAGGGATCGCCGTACTTCTGGCAGCGATGTTTGCAGGCATGCCGGAGTCGACACTTTGGGGTGTCGCGGTCTTGGCGGTTATCGGCCACTGTTTCAGTCCCTACCTCTGGTTCGAAGGGGGAAAAGGAATCGCAACAGGTATGGGGGTACTGATGGTAATGCTGCCTCTGGAGACCTTGGTAGGGATCGTAGTCTGGGCTGTCATGGCCAAAACGCTGAAGATCTCATCCATCTCATCGCTTACCGGTGTTATTGCCCTGCTTGTTGCATCATTTTTTATTCATCCGGAGATGGCACACGCCCCTGTCGTTATCATTACCATCATTCTTTTCTACAAACATATTCCCAATATTGTCCGCCTTGTCAAAGGTGAAGAGAAGGCGGTCGTTTAA